Proteins encoded together in one Terriglobia bacterium window:
- a CDS encoding RloB family protein, with translation MPRRRDDLRRRRAFTEPRPSVLICCEGEVTEPTYLNGLKNELRIRLVRIQVVPVGQDPKKLVDYAVDEKRRSEREARKSGDANLEYDEVWCVFDVDSHAHIPDAKQKANANGIHLAISNPCFELWLLLHFENRTAHIERQQAQSCCRGHMPRYEKEVPFNQIFPFYQLAVQRAWDLEHWQATRGNQGGNPSTGVHRLTERVKELGREEQLKKHQHTRR, from the coding sequence ATGCCACGTAGACGCGATGACCTGCGGCGGCGCAGGGCGTTTACGGAGCCTCGCCCAAGCGTACTCATTTGTTGCGAGGGCGAAGTTACGGAGCCAACCTACCTGAACGGACTTAAGAATGAGTTGAGGATTCGCCTCGTGCGTATTCAGGTTGTTCCGGTAGGCCAAGACCCCAAGAAACTTGTTGACTATGCGGTCGATGAGAAGAGGAGATCTGAGCGTGAGGCTCGCAAGAGCGGTGACGCGAACCTCGAGTATGACGAGGTTTGGTGCGTGTTTGACGTAGACTCACACGCCCACATACCGGATGCGAAGCAGAAAGCAAACGCCAACGGAATTCATCTGGCAATTTCGAATCCGTGCTTTGAACTCTGGCTGTTATTGCACTTCGAGAACAGGACTGCTCATATAGAGCGCCAGCAAGCGCAATCATGTTGCCGCGGTCACATGCCAAGGTATGAAAAGGAAGTTCCGTTCAACCAGATATTTCCGTTCTATCAGCTCGCCGTTCAAAGGGCATGGGATTTAGAACACTGGCAGGCGACACGTGGCAATCAGGGCGGGAACCCTTCAACGGGTGTGCATCGGCTTACCGAGCGAGTTAAGGAACTCGGACGTGAAGAGCAACTGAAAAAACATCAGCACACCCGCCGCTAA
- a CDS encoding ATP-binding protein — protein MRFRVQNFRSLKEEQELSMVAGSLTDSSEAVTQVEGLNLGLLRAAAIYGANASGKTNVLKALAYMRGAVLNSQRQWPPEGPIPRNPFLLDAQSKSAGSFFEADVLTDGTRYSYGFVLNDHEIVREWLNAYPTSKRPNRKQMWFRRERRAFTFGKKLTGDNQAIERLTRPNSLFLSAAAQNNHEALLPIYRWFAERLTCLSRERHSLRQQTAEMCQDSRHKPLVLRMLKAADLGIIGLSVDEVDLFALPPGLDADQKAVAEEFFASLRKFVGRLSEEDERTLKSWEKRQALSLIHRSSSEAGVLLGEENESDGTLAFFGLLGPVLRALSSGGTICVDELDSSLHPLLVLEVVRLFNDPKLNPSAAQIIFTTHDTNVLDRSSLRRDQVWFTEKDDQGGTHLYPLTDFTTRKNENLERGYLQGRYGAIPFVGSTDLFSDTKQEGATE, from the coding sequence ATGAGGTTCCGTGTCCAAAATTTCCGCTCTCTTAAGGAGGAACAAGAGCTCTCGATGGTGGCTGGCTCACTAACGGATTCGTCCGAGGCCGTAACGCAAGTTGAAGGCCTCAACCTAGGACTCCTCCGAGCTGCTGCGATCTATGGTGCGAATGCCTCGGGAAAAACAAATGTTCTCAAGGCACTTGCGTATATGCGTGGCGCAGTTTTAAACTCGCAAAGGCAATGGCCGCCCGAGGGGCCTATCCCTCGTAATCCCTTCCTTCTTGACGCGCAATCTAAGAGCGCGGGATCTTTTTTTGAAGCTGACGTGCTGACTGATGGGACACGCTACTCGTATGGCTTCGTGCTGAACGATCATGAGATCGTTAGGGAGTGGCTCAATGCATACCCAACCTCAAAACGGCCTAATAGGAAGCAGATGTGGTTCCGGCGCGAGCGCAGAGCTTTCACTTTCGGAAAGAAGCTAACCGGTGATAACCAAGCGATCGAGCGCCTCACGAGACCAAACAGCCTATTTCTTTCGGCTGCGGCCCAAAACAACCACGAGGCATTGCTACCCATTTACAGGTGGTTTGCAGAACGACTTACGTGCCTGTCCAGAGAACGCCACTCTCTTCGTCAACAAACTGCAGAGATGTGTCAAGACTCCCGACATAAGCCTCTCGTGCTGAGAATGCTAAAAGCAGCAGATTTGGGAATTATTGGGCTAAGCGTAGACGAGGTAGACTTGTTTGCACTACCACCCGGATTGGATGCTGACCAAAAGGCTGTCGCAGAAGAGTTTTTCGCGTCCCTTCGAAAATTTGTTGGTCGATTGAGTGAGGAAGATGAGCGCACTTTGAAATCATGGGAAAAGAGGCAGGCGCTATCCCTCATTCACCGGAGCTCGTCTGAAGCTGGCGTGTTACTAGGAGAGGAGAACGAGTCCGACGGGACATTAGCCTTCTTCGGGCTCTTGGGCCCCGTGCTCAGAGCATTGTCATCTGGGGGGACCATTTGCGTGGATGAGCTCGATTCTAGCCTTCACCCCTTGTTGGTACTGGAGGTCGTCCGTCTCTTCAACGATCCAAAACTCAACCCAAGCGCGGCACAAATTATTTTCACTACCCATGATACAAATGTCCTGGACCGATCCTCTTTGAGGCGGGACCAGGTCTGGTTCACTGAGAAGGATGACCAGGGCGGTACCCATCTCTACCCGCTTACGGATTTCACCACTAGAAAGAACGAGAACCTTGAGCGCGGCTACCTTCAGGGTCGGTACGGAGCGATACCGTTTGTTGGTTCGACCGACTTATTTTCTGACACGAAGCAGGAAGGGGCTACGGAATAA
- a CDS encoding radical SAM protein, with the protein MTIHNYWLGALCKLSKVVNVFRDRRSATREKKCNPKPEQSILRKVTSIKPKPSLTPAGMLFAWGRVLTGRVPMLSIEITRECPLSCPGCYAYGEGHLGGGTTLSELNDLRGDELVEGVLRLVRRHKPLQVSLVGGEPMVRHRELSRILPALGEMGVFTMVVTSGVVPVPREWMDIPRLRIAISVDGLPEHHDIRRKPATYQRILKNVEGREFNVHWVITRPMLEREGYLEEYVNFWSARPEVNRIWVSVYTPQIGEQSPEVLAPADRATLAAQLPALARRYRKLLFTEGLGQALLRPPENPGDCVFAKMSANYSADLETRVEPCVFGGTPDCAQCGCAISSGLHWIRNIKLAGPVKIDHFIAASVGVGLLMSRLRSRAARPTRWKPSAIRPHSETELIKIRPPRA; encoded by the coding sequence TTGACAATTCATAATTACTGGCTTGGTGCCCTTTGCAAGCTGTCTAAAGTTGTCAACGTGTTTCGTGATCGTCGAAGTGCTACCCGCGAAAAAAAGTGCAACCCGAAGCCCGAACAGAGCATCTTGCGGAAGGTGACCTCTATTAAGCCAAAGCCAAGCCTGACGCCTGCCGGGATGCTGTTTGCCTGGGGCAGAGTGTTGACCGGCAGGGTCCCGATGCTCTCCATTGAGATCACGCGGGAGTGCCCGCTGAGCTGTCCCGGATGCTACGCGTATGGAGAAGGCCACCTGGGCGGCGGAACCACTCTGAGTGAACTGAACGACCTGCGCGGGGATGAGCTGGTGGAGGGCGTTCTGCGGCTGGTGCGCCGGCACAAACCTCTGCAGGTTTCGCTGGTTGGCGGAGAGCCGATGGTGCGGCATCGCGAGCTCAGCAGAATCCTTCCAGCGCTCGGCGAGATGGGTGTGTTTACGATGGTGGTGACCAGCGGCGTTGTTCCCGTTCCGAGGGAGTGGATGGACATCCCGCGGCTGCGCATTGCCATTTCAGTGGACGGCCTGCCGGAACATCACGACATCCGAAGGAAGCCGGCGACCTACCAGCGCATCCTGAAGAACGTGGAAGGCCGCGAGTTCAACGTGCATTGGGTGATTACCCGCCCGATGCTCGAACGCGAAGGCTACCTGGAAGAGTACGTAAATTTCTGGAGCGCGCGCCCGGAAGTGAACCGCATCTGGGTAAGCGTTTACACTCCGCAAATCGGCGAGCAGAGCCCTGAAGTGCTGGCACCGGCGGACCGCGCCACCCTGGCCGCGCAATTGCCTGCGCTGGCCAGACGATACCGGAAGCTCCTTTTCACTGAAGGCCTTGGCCAGGCCCTTCTCCGCCCGCCCGAAAATCCCGGCGACTGCGTCTTCGCCAAGATGTCAGCCAATTATTCAGCCGACCTTGAAACCCGCGTGGAGCCCTGCGTCTTTGGCGGGACGCCCGACTGCGCCCAATGCGGGTGCGCCATCAGCAGCGGCTTGCACTGGATCAGGAACATTAAACTGGCGGGCCCGGTGAAGATTGATCACTTCATTGCCGCCTCGGTGGGCGTCGGGCTCCTGATGAGCCGGCTGCGATCACGCGCGGCACGCCCGACTCGATGGAAACCTTCCGCCATTCGTCCACATTCCGAAACCGAGTTGATAAAAATTCGGCCCCCAAGGGCGTAG
- a CDS encoding helix-turn-helix transcriptional regulator, giving the protein MARNFKELQAKMPPAARARSRAKADRMIAEMALDELREALKLTQESLAENLHINQAAVSKVEKRTDMLISTLRKMIQAMGGELEIRAVLPAGVVRINQFEEIRRPARRKAKRAAA; this is encoded by the coding sequence ATGGCTAGGAATTTCAAGGAACTTCAGGCGAAGATGCCGCCCGCAGCCCGCGCCCGCTCCCGGGCCAAGGCTGACCGAATGATCGCGGAAATGGCCCTGGACGAGCTTCGCGAGGCTTTGAAGCTCACCCAGGAATCTCTGGCTGAAAACCTGCACATCAACCAGGCCGCCGTCTCAAAAGTGGAGAAGCGAACCGATATGCTGATCAGCACACTTCGAAAGATGATCCAGGCGATGGGCGGCGAACTCGAAATCCGCGCCGTACTGCCCGCCGGCGTTGTGCGCATCAACCAGTTTGAAGAAATTCGCCGGCCGGCGCGCCGCAAGGCGAAAAGAGCAGCGGCATAA
- a CDS encoding TIGR03067 domain-containing protein, whose amino-acid sequence MRMLTVILAGSLLAMNACSKTGVSPTHTPPDDAKKLQGTWKLTRAIFSGERLSGDASLTIHGDQYIMIYEGNLTPSVFKLGTAGPNTIWVFHHDESPLASQGFWGGTLTGIYELSGDRLRICFDLTGRIYPKTFAAGKGSGQGIFEYKREKSD is encoded by the coding sequence ATGCGCATGCTAACCGTCATTCTCGCCGGCAGTCTGCTGGCGATGAACGCCTGCTCGAAAACCGGCGTTTCGCCCACTCATACGCCCCCGGACGATGCAAAAAAGCTGCAAGGCACCTGGAAGCTCACCCGGGCGATTTTCAGCGGCGAGCGACTGTCCGGCGACGCCAGCCTGACCATCCACGGCGATCAGTACATCATGATTTACGAGGGGAACCTGACGCCATCCGTCTTCAAGCTTGGGACCGCCGGCCCCAACACCATCTGGGTTTTCCACCATGATGAAAGTCCGCTCGCCAGCCAGGGATTCTGGGGTGGAACGCTGACCGGCATCTATGAACTCTCCGGCGACCGGCTGCGCATCTGTTTTGACCTCACCGGCCGCATCTATCCCAAGACGTTCGCCGCCGGCAAAGGTTCCGGCCAGGGCATCTTCGAGTACAAACGCGAAAAATCAGACTGA
- a CDS encoding peptidyl-prolyl cis-trans isomerase, which produces MFRLFQKHRERVKKYLLVFFLTIVSLGMILVFTPLGGGDIQQGSSDVLASIGGVKITMQDLRDRIDTRLRNSSLGSNPQLVPVIAGTMLDEMVLNQAMAMQARKMGLEVSDQELRAAMRQLPWLYPNGNFIGMQQYQNFVSQQMGISTQEFEDEIRQSLLIQKIQAVVSDGVAVAPAEVHEDYNQHYMKAKIQYVVFDPSKFLKAVPVTEKDLQAYFQKNAARYQQKEQRQAQYVLITPDDVRANVNVSDAEMKQYYTSHLEDYRVPDRVKVSHILFKTTGKTPEQVKQLEKTAADVLAKIKAGANFADMAKKYSEDTSASNGGDIGWITHGQTVKEFEDTAFNMAPGQVSGLVHTTYGIHIIKVFDKQTAHLQSFNDVQGAIHDMLMKQKMAAALEAYADQLETKLKANPKQFASVAKQAGLEVKQTPLYQYNQTVPDFGSNDAFQNLSFQLRQDEVGQPITVPKGTAIIQVTQIVPAHTPKLDDVRARVEEDYRAAQSQTLAHQKAQAFAEAAKKGDFAKLAKAGGYNLQESNDFTQQDTVPNLGPGQGVPEAFTLQPGQTSGVLTAEGNDVVIHVLTHTPPDESGFAAQQTEIREQLLTQKRALAYEIYRQNLKKELIASGQLKMNEQGMKTFLASYSTQ; this is translated from the coding sequence ATGTTCAGACTCTTTCAAAAACACCGGGAGCGGGTGAAAAAGTACCTGCTGGTCTTTTTCCTCACCATCGTTTCTCTCGGCATGATTCTGGTGTTCACGCCGCTCGGCGGCGGGGACATTCAGCAGGGTTCAAGCGACGTTTTGGCGAGCATTGGCGGCGTCAAAATCACCATGCAGGACCTCAGAGACCGCATCGATACCCGCCTGCGCAACTCCTCGCTGGGGAGCAATCCGCAGCTTGTGCCCGTCATCGCCGGCACCATGCTGGACGAGATGGTCCTGAACCAGGCCATGGCGATGCAGGCCAGGAAAATGGGCCTGGAGGTCTCCGACCAGGAACTGAGGGCCGCGATGCGACAGTTGCCCTGGCTCTATCCCAACGGCAATTTTATCGGCATGCAGCAATACCAGAACTTCGTCAGCCAGCAGATGGGCATTTCCACCCAGGAGTTCGAGGACGAGATTCGTCAGAGCCTGCTGATCCAGAAGATCCAGGCGGTGGTGTCCGACGGCGTTGCGGTCGCGCCTGCCGAGGTGCACGAGGACTATAACCAGCACTACATGAAAGCGAAAATTCAGTACGTGGTTTTTGATCCCAGCAAGTTTTTGAAGGCCGTCCCCGTCACCGAGAAGGACCTGCAGGCTTATTTCCAGAAAAACGCCGCCCGCTATCAGCAGAAAGAGCAGCGGCAGGCCCAGTACGTCCTCATCACTCCCGACGACGTGCGCGCCAACGTCAACGTCAGCGACGCTGAAATGAAGCAGTATTACACCAGCCACCTTGAAGATTACCGCGTGCCGGACCGCGTGAAGGTCTCGCACATTCTCTTCAAGACCACGGGCAAGACCCCGGAGCAGGTTAAGCAACTGGAAAAGACTGCGGCCGACGTGCTGGCCAAAATCAAGGCGGGCGCCAACTTCGCCGACATGGCGAAAAAATATTCGGAAGACACCAGCGCCTCAAACGGCGGCGACATCGGCTGGATCACGCACGGGCAGACCGTGAAGGAGTTTGAAGACACGGCGTTCAACATGGCCCCCGGGCAGGTCAGCGGGCTGGTGCACACCACCTACGGCATCCACATCATCAAGGTTTTCGACAAGCAGACCGCACACCTGCAATCCTTCAACGATGTCCAGGGCGCCATCCACGACATGCTGATGAAGCAAAAAATGGCTGCCGCGCTCGAGGCCTATGCAGACCAGCTTGAAACCAAACTCAAGGCCAACCCCAAGCAGTTTGCGTCCGTCGCCAAACAGGCCGGGCTCGAGGTCAAGCAGACCCCTCTCTACCAGTACAACCAGACCGTTCCCGACTTCGGCTCGAACGATGCCTTCCAGAACCTCTCATTCCAGTTGCGCCAGGACGAAGTGGGCCAGCCGATCACCGTTCCCAAAGGCACGGCCATCATCCAGGTGACGCAGATTGTCCCTGCCCACACGCCCAAGCTCGACGACGTTCGCGCCCGCGTGGAAGAGGATTACCGCGCGGCGCAGTCCCAGACCCTGGCCCACCAGAAAGCGCAGGCTTTCGCCGAGGCTGCCAAAAAGGGCGACTTTGCCAAGCTTGCCAAGGCCGGCGGTTACAACTTGCAGGAGAGCAATGATTTTACCCAGCAGGACACCGTCCCCAATCTCGGACCCGGCCAGGGCGTGCCGGAAGCCTTCACGCTCCAGCCTGGCCAGACTAGCGGAGTGCTTACGGCGGAGGGTAATGACGTCGTGATCCACGTCCTGACTCACACTCCTCCGGATGAAAGCGGCTTCGCTGCGCAGCAAACCGAGATCCGCGAACAGCTTCTGACCCAGAAGCGCGCCCTCGCGTATGAGATCTACCGCCAGAACCTCAAGAAGGAACTTATCGCCTCCGGCCAGCTCAAAATGAACGAGCAGGGAATGAAAACCTTCCTGGCTTCCTATTCAACTCAATAA